The nucleotide sequence CAGAGAACGGAGGAGGCGAGCACGTTCGCCTTGTCCACCGAGAGCAGCTGCTTCTTCCTGCCCATCGCGGCGGTGAACGCCACGCGGGCGATGCGCTGGATCTCGCTCTTCATGTAAACCATCGTGTCGAAGGCGACAGGCTCGCCATTGCGCTCTTCGCGGCCTTTTGGCGTGCCGAAATAGACACCGCCGGTGAGTTCGCGCACGCAGAGGACGTCGAATCCGTCGGCGATGAGCTCCTGTTTCACCGGCGAGGCGTGGGTCAGGGCGGGAAGGCAGACGCCGGGACGGAGGTTGGCGAAAAGGCCGAAGTGCTTGCGCAGCGGCAGCAAGGCGCCGCGCTCCGGCTGGATGTCCGGTGGCAGGGTCTCCCACTTCGGTCCGCCGACGGAGCCGAAGAGGATCGCGTCCGCAGCCTCGCTGGCGGCCACGGTTTCAGGTGGAAGCGGGTGGCCGGTGGCATCGATGGCCGCGCCGCCGACGAGGTGCTCGCTGCGGGCGACGGTGAATCCGAATTTCGCCTCGACGGCTTCAAGAATGCGGACGGACTCGGCCATGACTTCCGGGCCGATGCCGTCTCCGGCGAGGATGGTGATGCGGTGACTGCGTGACATGCGCGGGAAAATGGCGACCGCTTCGCCATGTGGCAAGTATGCAAAATGCCGGGTCGGGATAAAATCGCCCGGCGGGAGGGGAGAAGGGGTAAAAGGGGTTGGTGGCACCCTTTCCAGAGTCTTTTCCACCTACGCATCCGGCTGCCGGCCAACCTTGTCTTGCGGAATCCGCCGGAACGTCCCACTCTTTTCCCATCATGCAGGCAGTGACAGATCGCTTGAAAAATTTCCTCCAATACGTGGCGGTGAATCTTATTGAGGAACCGGCCAAGGCCCAGCTCAAGGTCGCGGAGCTGGGGCCGAAGAAGCTCCGCTTCAAGCTCATTCTCGCCAAGCAGGATGTGGCGTTGCTCATCGGCCGCAATGGTTTCACCGCCTCCGCCATCCGCAGCGTGCTCAAGGCGGCTGCGGAGAGGGAAGGCGTGCAGGTTTCCCTCCAGATCCACT is from Luteolibacter yonseiensis and encodes:
- the leuB gene encoding 3-isopropylmalate dehydrogenase, which codes for MSRSHRITILAGDGIGPEVMAESVRILEAVEAKFGFTVARSEHLVGGAAIDATGHPLPPETVAASEAADAILFGSVGGPKWETLPPDIQPERGALLPLRKHFGLFANLRPGVCLPALTHASPVKQELIADGFDVLCVRELTGGVYFGTPKGREERNGEPVAFDTMVYMKSEIQRIARVAFTAAMGRKKQLLSVDKANVLASSVLWRETVVEISKEFPEVELSHMYVDNAAMQLIKRPGSFDVLVTENLFGDILSDEMAMISGSLGMLPSASLGKQREDGLYFGLYEPSGGSAPDIAGQGIANPIAQILSLAMLLRFSLGEVEAADAIEAAVAKTIADGFRTGDIATSQPGETKVGTSGMGDAILARL
- a CDS encoding KH domain-containing protein — encoded protein: MQAVTDRLKNFLQYVAVNLIEEPAKAQLKVAELGPKKLRFKLILAKQDVALLIGRNGFTASAIRSVLKAAAEREGVQVSLQIHSHEEEAEMLARDAGH